The Chryseobacterium wanjuense genome includes a window with the following:
- a CDS encoding decaprenyl-phosphate phosphoribosyltransferase, producing the protein MKKYFKLLRVEQWVKNLFVFVPLFFSGNIKNLDLLTKSIFAFIIFSLAASIVYILNDYNDIEADRQHPEKRRRPLASGAISKSQAIGIFIGLIATDIALVLFAEAYFHQSLWKFATIIGFYFVMNLAYTFKLKHVPIIDISIIAVGFVLRVLAGGYITGISISQWAILLTFVLALVLAIGKRRGELINAQVSGKTRRALDGYNVQFADIALSISVTLAIICYLMFTLSPEVQARFHERVFYTVIFVVFAFLRYLQQTLVYNRTESPTKIVYRDRYIQVTLLLWVAAFLIQIYFKK; encoded by the coding sequence ATGAAAAAATATTTTAAGCTGCTCCGTGTAGAGCAATGGGTGAAAAACCTCTTTGTATTTGTTCCTCTATTTTTTTCAGGTAATATCAAAAACCTGGATTTGCTTACCAAAAGTATTTTTGCTTTTATTATCTTCTCATTGGCTGCGAGTATAGTTTATATTCTAAACGATTACAACGACATCGAGGCAGATAGACAGCATCCCGAAAAAAGAAGACGGCCTTTAGCGAGTGGCGCTATTTCAAAATCTCAGGCGATTGGGATTTTTATCGGTCTTATTGCAACAGATATCGCGCTGGTTTTATTTGCGGAAGCGTATTTTCACCAGAGCCTGTGGAAGTTTGCGACCATTATAGGATTCTATTTTGTGATGAATCTGGCGTATACATTTAAACTAAAACACGTTCCTATCATTGATATTTCCATCATTGCAGTAGGATTTGTTTTAAGAGTTTTGGCAGGTGGTTACATTACGGGAATCAGTATTTCTCAATGGGCAATCTTATTGACCTTCGTTTTAGCACTAGTTTTAGCGATCGGAAAAAGAAGAGGAGAATTGATCAATGCTCAGGTTTCAGGGAAAACAAGACGTGCTTTAGACGGCTACAACGTACAGTTTGCAGACATTGCACTTTCCATTTCCGTAACATTGGCGATTATTTGTTACTTAATGTTTACCTTGTCACCGGAAGTGCAGGCAAGATTCCACGAAAGGGTGTTTTATACCGTGATTTTTGTTGTATTTGCTTTTTTAAGGTATCTGCAGCAGACGTTGGTGTACAACAGAACAGAATCTCCTACCAAGATCGTTTACAGAGACAGATACATACAGGTTACCTTATTGTTATGGGTTGCTGCATTTTTAATTCAAATTTACTTTAAAAAATGA
- a CDS encoding OmpA family protein: MKFTKTYIGALFLSSALLLTSCEAVQNSNHQQRGTAVGVASGAVLGGILGNNVGKGKNAALGAVLGGIIGGVAGNVIGSKMDKQAREIKETLPGAQVERVGDGIKITLNESIVNFDFNSSALTSTAKTNLDKLAQVLTNNPDTNINIYGHTDNKGTDEYNMGLSERRANSVKAYLAGKGISSNRLFALGEGESMPVATNDTEEGRAKNRRVEFAITANEKMINDAQQGQ; encoded by the coding sequence ATGAAATTTACAAAAACATATATCGGAGCCCTTTTCTTATCATCTGCATTATTACTTACAAGTTGTGAAGCAGTTCAAAATTCTAACCATCAGCAAAGAGGTACCGCAGTAGGTGTTGCATCAGGAGCAGTATTGGGAGGTATTTTGGGAAATAATGTAGGAAAAGGTAAAAATGCAGCGTTAGGAGCAGTATTAGGAGGTATCATTGGTGGGGTTGCAGGTAACGTGATCGGATCTAAAATGGATAAGCAGGCCAGAGAAATTAAAGAAACTCTACCTGGTGCCCAAGTGGAAAGAGTAGGAGATGGTATTAAAATTACATTGAACGAAAGTATCGTAAACTTTGATTTTAATTCTTCTGCATTAACAAGTACTGCAAAAACAAACTTGGATAAATTGGCTCAGGTACTAACAAACAACCCTGATACAAACATCAATATCTACGGACATACCGATAATAAAGGGACAGACGAATACAACATGGGGCTTTCTGAAAGAAGAGCCAACTCTGTAAAAGCTTATCTTGCCGGAAAGGGAATTTCTTCAAACAGACTATTTGCACTGGGTGAGGGAGAAAGCATGCCGGTAGCTACAAACGATACTGAAGAAGGTAGAGCTAAAAACAGAAGAGTAGAATTTGCCATCACTGCAAATGAAAAAATGATTAACGATGCTCAGCAAGGGCAATAA
- a CDS encoding S8 family serine peptidase: MKKVLLAAVFLAGFGFSYAQEAKAGVDPKEDKDLMTWYHKDFGTSKVYGVNTENAYKFLESKGLKPKTVVVGVLDSGVQVDHPGLVKNVWSNPNEVPNNGKDDDGNGYIDDIHGWNFIGGKNGDIDIDNMEVTRVVAKYKPVFEGDDSAKNKANQTKMPEEFAMYMKAKDIFSKKSVEARQGFQTYTMINDAIPTMVRLLNGKALTPENVAAIKPTEQKDAMAVQVLSQVAQSPEFKGKSAAEFEKTMKEQMKEALDYFGPQEKQYNLDYDPRKEIVGDNYDDYSQKNYGNNHYEGPDAEHGTHVAGIIAGLPQGKEIQYGVASRVAKIMSVRTVPNGDERDKDVANAIRYAVDNGAKVLNMSFGKPVSPGKNVVWDAFKYAQDKGVLLVKAAGNENEDVAEHIAYPTNFKNVTDEKPFVNNVLVVGASTNKNDALRASFSNFNKKMVNVFAPGEEIYSTVPHNEYKYLQGTSMASPVVAGAAAVLLAYMPNLTPAQIIESLVKSSNASTTNQFGDFSQAGGVIDLEKAAEYAYANFYNGKSGAVKKAEKSVKKAVKK; encoded by the coding sequence ATGAAAAAGGTATTATTAGCTGCTGTCTTTTTAGCGGGATTTGGTTTCTCGTACGCTCAGGAAGCGAAAGCGGGTGTTGATCCGAAGGAAGATAAAGATCTTATGACTTGGTATCATAAAGATTTTGGTACTTCAAAAGTATATGGTGTAAATACGGAAAACGCATATAAATTTTTAGAATCTAAAGGTCTTAAGCCGAAAACTGTTGTAGTTGGAGTTTTGGATAGTGGAGTTCAGGTAGATCACCCGGGATTGGTTAAAAATGTTTGGTCAAACCCAAATGAAGTTCCAAACAACGGGAAAGATGATGATGGAAACGGATATATCGATGATATCCACGGATGGAATTTCATTGGTGGAAAAAACGGAGACATCGATATCGACAACATGGAAGTGACAAGAGTAGTTGCTAAATACAAGCCTGTTTTCGAAGGTGATGATTCTGCTAAAAACAAGGCAAATCAGACAAAAATGCCTGAAGAATTTGCCATGTATATGAAAGCCAAAGACATTTTCTCTAAGAAAAGTGTTGAAGCAAGACAAGGTTTTCAAACATATACAATGATTAATGATGCTATTCCTACAATGGTAAGACTATTGAATGGTAAAGCGCTTACTCCTGAAAATGTTGCAGCCATAAAGCCAACAGAGCAAAAAGATGCAATGGCGGTTCAGGTTTTGTCTCAGGTTGCTCAAAGCCCGGAATTTAAAGGTAAATCAGCTGCAGAATTCGAAAAAACGATGAAAGAGCAGATGAAAGAAGCTTTGGATTATTTCGGACCTCAGGAAAAGCAATACAATCTGGATTATGATCCGAGAAAAGAAATCGTAGGAGACAACTATGATGATTATTCTCAGAAAAATTATGGAAACAATCACTACGAAGGTCCTGATGCAGAGCATGGTACACACGTTGCCGGAATCATCGCAGGTCTTCCTCAAGGTAAAGAAATTCAGTATGGTGTAGCTTCTAGAGTAGCAAAAATCATGTCTGTAAGAACAGTTCCAAATGGGGACGAAAGAGATAAAGACGTTGCCAATGCGATCAGATATGCAGTAGACAACGGGGCTAAAGTATTGAATATGAGCTTTGGTAAACCTGTTTCTCCTGGTAAAAATGTAGTTTGGGATGCCTTCAAATATGCTCAGGATAAAGGAGTTCTTTTGGTAAAAGCGGCTGGTAACGAAAATGAAGATGTTGCAGAACACATTGCTTATCCTACCAACTTCAAAAATGTTACCGATGAAAAACCGTTTGTAAACAATGTTTTGGTAGTAGGAGCAAGTACAAATAAAAATGATGCATTAAGAGCAAGCTTCTCCAATTTCAATAAGAAAATGGTAAATGTTTTTGCTCCGGGTGAAGAAATTTATTCTACAGTTCCTCATAATGAGTATAAATATTTACAGGGAACTTCAATGGCTTCTCCGGTTGTAGCAGGTGCTGCGGCGGTTTTATTGGCGTATATGCCTAATTTGACTCCGGCTCAGATCATTGAATCTTTAGTAAAATCAAGCAATGCAAGTACCACCAACCAGTTTGGTGACTTCTCACAAGCAGGCGGAGTGATTGATTTGGAAAAAGCGGCGGAATACGCTTACGCCAACTTTTACAACGGAAAATCAGGTGCTGTAAAAAAGGCTGAAAAATCCGTAAAAAAGGCTGTTAAAAAATAG
- a CDS encoding WbqC family protein: MNMNNVLLPVFYLPPISWFSVFLNPENEIVFEQFESFPKQTYRNRTNIYGANGKLSLIIPIQHNGKRELKEIEISHREDWRNLHWKSIKTAYQSSPYFEFYEDKFRKIFDLKEKYLLDFNLKGLEIIQQILKTEKAHSLNVEYIKNPEEINFREKFSAKLPSEFEMEEYYQTFSDKLGFLNDLSILDLICNKGQESLTYIKNIKQSY; the protein is encoded by the coding sequence ATGAATATGAATAATGTATTATTACCGGTATTTTATTTACCGCCAATTTCATGGTTTTCAGTGTTTTTAAACCCTGAGAATGAAATTGTTTTCGAGCAGTTTGAAAGTTTCCCGAAACAGACCTACAGAAACCGAACGAACATCTATGGAGCAAACGGAAAATTATCATTAATTATCCCGATCCAGCATAATGGTAAAAGAGAACTGAAAGAAATTGAAATTTCTCACCGCGAAGACTGGAGAAATCTACATTGGAAGTCTATAAAAACAGCATATCAAAGCTCTCCGTATTTCGAGTTCTATGAGGATAAATTCAGAAAAATATTTGATTTAAAAGAAAAATATTTATTAGATTTTAATTTGAAAGGACTTGAAATTATTCAGCAGATTCTTAAAACGGAAAAGGCACACTCTTTGAATGTAGAATATATCAAAAATCCTGAAGAAATCAATTTTAGGGAGAAATTTTCTGCAAAACTTCCATCAGAATTTGAAATGGAGGAATATTATCAGACATTCTCGGATAAGCTGGGATTTTTAAATGATTTATCGATTTTGGATTTAATTTGTAACAAAGGACAGGAATCGTTGACTTATATTAAAAATATTAAACAATCATACTAA
- the lepB gene encoding signal peptidase I, with amino-acid sequence MNYFLTYTVYVLILSVLMGISTWKLFKKLGYSPLFAFIPFYNYFIILKETKHPKWWAILSYLPIVGPIMMSVFHLYLMKKFGKTLFKDQLLTVLLPFIYMATVNYGKDVELEDENELFLTDEEKNAKKKDSFLGSVTFAVVFATIIHVFVTQPFGIPTGSMERTLLVGDFLFVNKWSYGYRLPMRPLAIPFLQGTIFDSGEKGNPKDDPKSYVDGIKLPYERILQFNKPQKHDVVVFNYPQDSVHTAIDRKDPYVKRCVAVAGDTFEMRAGRLFVNGKPETILGDQEIQHAYTVNTGAQLDIPGLYNIYGFLPVREMQNDKGGFTYMFQGLTDKTAKEIKALPNVIDMEENIFPKDSATVSYKLNADKTAYTKSIDTTQSIFPINKPWNQDWYGPLKIPKKGDVVTINQETLPEYQWIISEYEHNSLENKNGKIFINGKETNQYTIKQDYYMMIGDNRDASLDARFFGFVPEENIVGKPMFTWMSIEGAFKDSGSSYQADGWRIRWDRMFKATNTGEANKTSYWWIAAMILILFFGWEYFMKLFGKKKTEDDI; translated from the coding sequence ATGAATTATTTTTTAACTTATACAGTTTATGTTCTCATTTTATCAGTATTGATGGGAATTTCCACGTGGAAGCTGTTCAAGAAACTGGGGTATAGTCCGCTTTTTGCTTTTATCCCTTTCTACAATTATTTCATTATTTTAAAAGAAACAAAACATCCTAAATGGTGGGCAATTTTATCATATCTGCCGATCGTGGGACCGATTATGATGTCTGTTTTTCATTTGTATTTAATGAAAAAATTCGGCAAAACTCTTTTCAAAGACCAGCTTCTTACCGTTCTTCTTCCTTTTATTTACATGGCAACAGTGAATTATGGAAAAGATGTTGAGTTGGAAGATGAAAATGAATTATTCCTTACTGATGAAGAAAAAAATGCAAAAAAGAAAGATTCTTTCTTGGGATCAGTGACTTTTGCGGTAGTTTTTGCAACAATTATTCACGTTTTTGTAACACAGCCTTTCGGGATTCCTACAGGATCTATGGAAAGAACGTTGTTGGTGGGTGATTTCCTTTTCGTAAACAAATGGAGCTACGGATACAGACTTCCGATGCGTCCTCTTGCAATACCTTTCCTACAGGGGACTATTTTTGATTCCGGTGAAAAAGGGAATCCGAAAGATGACCCGAAATCTTATGTTGATGGTATAAAATTGCCTTATGAAAGAATTTTGCAATTCAACAAACCTCAGAAACATGATGTGGTTGTTTTCAATTATCCTCAGGATTCTGTGCATACAGCGATTGACAGAAAAGATCCTTATGTAAAAAGATGTGTGGCTGTCGCTGGTGACACTTTCGAAATGAGAGCCGGAAGACTTTTTGTAAACGGTAAACCTGAAACGATTTTGGGAGATCAGGAAATACAGCACGCTTATACTGTAAATACAGGGGCTCAACTTGATATTCCAGGTTTATACAATATTTACGGATTCTTGCCTGTAAGAGAAATGCAGAATGATAAAGGTGGTTTTACCTATATGTTCCAGGGGCTTACAGACAAAACAGCAAAAGAGATTAAAGCTTTACCGAATGTAATCGATATGGAAGAAAATATTTTTCCTAAAGATTCTGCTACGGTTTCATATAAATTAAATGCTGATAAAACAGCTTATACGAAGAGTATTGACACGACTCAATCTATCTTCCCGATCAACAAACCTTGGAACCAGGATTGGTATGGCCCTCTTAAAATTCCTAAAAAAGGAGATGTTGTGACCATCAATCAGGAAACTTTACCGGAATATCAGTGGATTATTTCTGAATATGAGCATAACAGTTTAGAAAATAAAAACGGGAAAATTTTCATCAACGGAAAAGAAACCAATCAATACACGATCAAACAGGACTATTATATGATGATCGGAGACAACAGAGATGCTTCTTTGGACGCGAGATTTTTTGGTTTTGTTCCTGAAGAAAATATTGTCGGAAAGCCGATGTTTACTTGGATGAGTATTGAAGGAGCATTTAAAGATTCAGGATCTTCCTATCAAGCAGATGGTTGGAGAATCCGTTGGGACAGAATGTTTAAAGCAACCAATACAGGTGAAGCTAACAAGACTTCTTACTGGTGGATCGCTGCCATGATTCTTATTTTGTTCTTCGGATGGGAGTATTTCATGAAGTTATTCGGAAAGAAAAAGACAGAAGACGATATATAG
- the dapB gene encoding 4-hydroxy-tetrahydrodipicolinate reductase yields the protein MRIALVGYGKMGKIIDEIATKRGHEVVARLKETPTVENLNNPDVVIEFSLPEVAFDNIKACLENKIPVICGTTGWLEKKPEIEKLAVENETAFLYGSNFSLGVNLFFALNEKLADLMKNVDEYSCQLEEIHHIHKLDAPSGTAISIAEGIFKHNPKFDAWKLEETQDNQLGIFAIREDEVPGTHSVFYRSEVDEIEIKHTAFNRNGFALGAVVAAEWIKDKKGNFAMKDVLGL from the coding sequence ATGAGAATAGCATTAGTTGGATACGGTAAAATGGGCAAAATCATCGACGAAATTGCCACGAAGAGAGGTCATGAAGTAGTAGCCCGATTAAAAGAAACCCCAACTGTTGAAAATCTTAATAATCCGGATGTTGTTATCGAATTTTCCTTGCCGGAAGTAGCTTTTGACAACATCAAAGCCTGTCTTGAAAACAAAATTCCCGTAATCTGCGGAACAACAGGCTGGCTGGAAAAGAAACCTGAAATTGAAAAATTGGCTGTTGAAAATGAGACAGCGTTCTTATATGGTTCAAATTTTAGTTTAGGCGTTAATTTATTTTTTGCTTTAAACGAAAAGTTGGCCGATTTAATGAAAAATGTCGATGAATATTCTTGTCAATTAGAGGAAATTCACCACATCCATAAACTAGATGCCCCGAGTGGAACGGCGATTTCCATTGCAGAAGGGATCTTTAAACACAATCCGAAATTTGACGCTTGGAAATTAGAAGAAACCCAGGATAATCAATTGGGTATCTTTGCGATCCGTGAAGATGAGGTTCCGGGAACGCACAGTGTTTTTTACAGAAGCGAAGTGGATGAAATTGAAATCAAACACACTGCATTCAACAGAAACGGTTTTGCACTGGGTGCTGTCGTAGCTGCAGAATGGATCAAAGATAAAAAAGGAAATTTCGCAATGAAAGACGTTTTGGGACTTTAA
- a CDS encoding DUF5683 domain-containing protein: MKKIFFTFFLCLFAIAYSQVNPNDTIRVEHHPKDSVSVEKNNTKTEAKIVSDLEKANGPTKKTLKLNPTKAGLYSAVLPGLGQFYNKKYWKIPIVWGAVGTGVGIAVWNDKQYRKYREYYIAKLNGTPNEFVDSHPWLDKVALGNAQDRSKRQRDYAIAITGLIYILNIVDAVVDAHLYESRHDPDLSFNPTVIQDQYGFTPPKTGLSLSYRF, translated from the coding sequence ATGAAGAAAATATTTTTCACATTTTTCTTGTGTCTGTTTGCGATTGCCTATTCGCAAGTGAATCCTAATGATACGATCCGGGTAGAACATCACCCGAAAGACAGCGTATCGGTGGAAAAAAACAACACCAAGACCGAAGCAAAAATTGTTTCGGATCTTGAGAAAGCAAACGGGCCGACAAAGAAAACCTTAAAACTTAATCCTACAAAAGCAGGACTGTATTCTGCTGTTCTTCCGGGATTGGGTCAGTTTTACAACAAAAAATACTGGAAAATCCCTATTGTTTGGGGAGCGGTAGGAACCGGAGTCGGTATTGCGGTCTGGAATGATAAACAATACAGAAAATATAGGGAATACTATATCGCAAAGCTCAACGGAACCCCGAATGAATTTGTAGACAGCCATCCGTGGCTGGATAAAGTAGCATTGGGAAATGCACAGGACAGATCCAAAAGACAAAGGGATTACGCAATTGCCATCACGGGATTAATTTACATTTTAAACATCGTGGATGCAGTTGTAGACGCGCATTTATATGAAAGTCGTCATGATCCGGATTTGTCATTCAATCCTACAGTGATCCAGGATCAATATGGATTTACCCCTCCAAAAACGGGTTTAAGTTTAAGTTATAGATTTTAA
- a CDS encoding ParB/RepB/Spo0J family partition protein has protein sequence MKDKKRAMGRGLGAILSAESKATINSATDEGADKFVGNIVEIAIEDIYPNPTQPRTYFDEKALNELAQSIKNLGVIQPITLRKDGEKFEIISGERRYRASKIAGLESIPAYIRLVNDQELLEMALVENIQREDLDAIEIALTYQRLMEEIGLTQENLSQRVGKDRSTITNSIRLLRLNPDIQNAIRSGEISAGHGRAIISLENEEHQQILFDLIIKEKLNVRQAEQAATALKNPKSPAAKKAKAELSNNYKRAQKTIADILDVKVEIKTSGNGKKGKIVLDFKNEDELEYILSHIK, from the coding sequence ATGAAGGACAAAAAAAGAGCGATGGGACGTGGTTTGGGCGCTATTCTAAGTGCGGAATCCAAAGCAACGATCAATTCTGCTACTGATGAAGGAGCAGACAAGTTTGTAGGGAATATCGTGGAAATTGCGATAGAAGATATTTATCCCAATCCAACCCAGCCAAGAACTTATTTTGACGAAAAAGCATTAAACGAGCTTGCACAATCCATCAAAAACTTAGGCGTAATCCAACCGATTACTTTAAGAAAAGATGGCGAAAAGTTCGAAATCATATCCGGGGAAAGACGTTACAGAGCGAGTAAAATTGCAGGTTTGGAGTCTATTCCGGCGTATATCCGTTTGGTAAATGACCAGGAGCTTCTTGAGATGGCTCTTGTGGAAAACATCCAAAGGGAAGATCTTGATGCGATCGAGATTGCATTAACGTATCAGAGATTGATGGAAGAAATCGGTCTTACACAGGAAAATCTCAGCCAGAGAGTAGGAAAGGACAGAAGTACGATCACCAACTCTATCAGATTGTTGAGGCTGAATCCGGATATTCAGAATGCGATCAGAAGCGGCGAGATTTCTGCAGGACACGGTAGAGCCATCATTAGCCTTGAAAATGAAGAACATCAGCAGATTTTATTTGATTTAATCATTAAAGAAAAACTGAATGTCCGTCAGGCAGAACAAGCTGCTACAGCATTGAAAAATCCAAAATCACCGGCAGCAAAAAAAGCAAAAGCAGAACTTTCCAACAATTATAAGAGAGCTCAGAAAACGATTGCCGATATATTAGATGTAAAAGTGGAGATCAAAACCTCCGGAAACGGTAAAAAAGGTAAAATTGTTCTGGACTTCAAGAATGAAGATGAGCTGGAATATATTTTATCTCATATTAAATAA
- a CDS encoding ParA family protein — protein sequence MAKIIGIANQKGGVGKTTTAVNLAAALGVLEKKILIIDADPQANATSGLGVDDVQYSTYNLLEHSIDTKSCIKKTATPNLDIVPSHIDLVAAEIELVDKEDREYMLKKALQTVRDDYDFIIIDCAPSLGLITVNALTAADSVIIPIQCEYFALEGLGKLLNTIKNVQKIHNKDLDIEGLLLTMYDSRLRLSNQVVEEVNAHFPEMVFETIISRNVRLSEAPSFGESILNYDAESKGAIQYIQLAEEVLLNNENLVKN from the coding sequence ATGGCAAAAATCATAGGTATCGCTAATCAAAAAGGAGGAGTTGGAAAAACTACAACAGCTGTTAATTTAGCCGCAGCATTAGGGGTATTGGAGAAAAAAATATTAATCATTGATGCTGATCCTCAGGCTAATGCGACTTCAGGTTTAGGAGTTGACGACGTACAGTATTCTACATACAATTTGCTGGAGCACAGCATTGACACCAAAAGCTGTATCAAGAAAACGGCTACACCGAATCTGGATATCGTTCCTTCTCACATCGACTTAGTAGCGGCGGAGATCGAATTGGTAGACAAGGAAGACCGTGAATACATGCTGAAAAAAGCCTTGCAGACCGTAAGAGACGACTATGATTTTATCATTATCGACTGTGCACCGAGTTTAGGTTTGATCACTGTAAACGCGCTTACAGCCGCAGATTCTGTGATTATTCCGATCCAGTGCGAATATTTTGCATTGGAAGGTCTTGGAAAATTGTTGAATACCATTAAAAATGTTCAGAAAATCCACAACAAAGATCTGGATATCGAAGGATTATTGCTTACGATGTATGACAGCAGATTGAGATTGTCTAATCAGGTAGTGGAAGAGGTGAATGCTCACTTCCCGGAAATGGTTTTTGAAACTATTATCAGCAGAAACGTAAGATTGAGCGAAGCACCAAGTTTCGGAGAAAGTATTTTAAACTACGATGCTGAAAGTAAAGGAGCCATTCAATACATTCAATTAGCGGAAGAAGTTTTGTTAAATAACGAAAATTTAGTAAAAAATTAA
- a CDS encoding energy transducer TonB, translated as MKHIHQNQEFRFNEVLFEHRNKEYGAYVLRNESDKILTKALFIGVSLLAAISVTPVIINAFKSTEIPETGTVFILPPPVDVTTPEKDPPAQVKPQPAPDVKTYDDRLPEPRKIVTNEKNVTPEEKLNAVASTQTSAGKEITTPTYVPTTPTIGTGPVINTAPPTVVPKEDPNKIVDAKDLGKEAIFDGGIDSFRNKVMNNFDGSGFDSGDVMKTTITFIVEKDGTISGIKANGNDADFNNEAIRTIKSIRGKWAPAKNKQGEIVRSYFKFPISMKFDN; from the coding sequence ATGAAGCACATACATCAAAACCAAGAATTTCGCTTCAATGAAGTCCTTTTCGAACACCGTAACAAAGAATACGGCGCATACGTTTTAAGAAACGAATCAGATAAAATTTTAACCAAAGCACTTTTTATAGGGGTAAGTTTATTGGCTGCAATTTCTGTAACACCAGTAATTATTAATGCTTTTAAATCTACAGAAATACCAGAAACAGGTACTGTATTTATTTTACCGCCGCCTGTGGATGTTACTACACCTGAAAAAGATCCGCCTGCACAAGTAAAACCACAGCCTGCTCCGGATGTAAAAACTTATGATGACAGATTACCGGAGCCTAGAAAGATCGTAACTAATGAAAAAAATGTTACTCCTGAAGAGAAGTTAAATGCCGTGGCAAGTACTCAAACATCAGCTGGAAAAGAAATTACTACACCAACTTATGTACCGACAACTCCAACTATTGGAACAGGTCCTGTAATTAATACTGCACCTCCAACAGTTGTACCTAAAGAAGACCCAAATAAAATTGTTGATGCTAAAGATCTGGGAAAGGAAGCTATTTTCGATGGGGGAATTGATTCATTCAGAAATAAAGTAATGAATAATTTTGACGGCTCCGGATTTGATTCTGGGGATGTTATGAAAACTACAATCACTTTCATTGTAGAAAAAGACGGAACTATTTCTGGTATTAAAGCTAACGGTAATGATGCTGATTTTAATAATGAAGCCATCAGAACGATTAAGTCAATCAGAGGAAAATGGGCTCCTGCGAAAAATAAACAAGGTGAAATAGTAAGAAGTTACTTCAAATTTCCAATATCCATGAAGTTTGATAATTAA
- a CDS encoding N-acetylmuramidase domain-containing protein, which translates to MKLLKYYTKSPEVTTLCELLYKQGYNIKISDSFSLEVDAAVKDFQRKNSLVVDGIVGMKTWTVLLQKNSAPAPSNTADKFLKESDLISFADQYGLELAAVKAVNEIESSGKGFLLNNKPKILFEGHIFWSELKKRGIDPNSYYNANHKDVLYPKWTKIYYQGGVKEYDRLNEAMTLGADPKFKDAALSSASWGSFQIMGFHAKPLGYSDVTDFVSKMELNEGEHLKAFGRFLEVNRILVHLKNKNWASFAKAYNGSGYKLNKYDEKLAKAYAKYSKN; encoded by the coding sequence ATGAAACTTTTAAAATATTACACAAAATCACCGGAAGTCACTACCCTTTGTGAGCTTCTTTACAAACAAGGATACAACATCAAAATTTCAGATTCTTTTTCTCTGGAAGTGGATGCAGCCGTAAAAGATTTTCAACGAAAAAATTCTTTAGTCGTAGACGGAATCGTCGGAATGAAAACCTGGACTGTCTTATTACAGAAAAACTCTGCTCCGGCTCCAAGCAATACTGCCGATAAATTCCTGAAAGAAAGCGATCTTATCAGCTTTGCCGATCAGTACGGATTGGAACTTGCCGCCGTAAAAGCAGTCAACGAAATTGAAAGCAGTGGAAAAGGATTTTTATTAAACAATAAACCTAAAATTTTGTTTGAAGGACATATTTTCTGGAGCGAACTGAAGAAAAGAGGAATTGACCCAAATTCTTATTACAACGCCAATCACAAGGATGTTCTGTATCCAAAATGGACGAAAATCTATTATCAGGGTGGCGTGAAAGAATATGACAGACTGAATGAAGCCATGACTTTGGGAGCAGATCCGAAATTCAAAGATGCGGCATTGTCTTCTGCTTCGTGGGGAAGTTTCCAGATTATGGGATTTCATGCAAAACCACTTGGATATTCTGATGTGACAGATTTTGTATCCAAAATGGAGCTTAATGAAGGTGAACATCTGAAAGCTTTCGGAAGATTTTTGGAAGTGAATAGAATTTTGGTTCATTTAAAGAACAAAAACTGGGCAAGTTTTGCAAAAGCCTACAACGGAAGCGGCTACAAGCTCAATAAATATGATGAAAAATTAGCAAAAGCATATGCTAAGTATTCTAAAAACTGA